A genome region from Proteus vulgaris includes the following:
- a CDS encoding sulfite exporter TauE/SafE family protein translates to MLDLLSWSDLFICLLTLFFAYVIFGMAGFGSALIAGPVLALYLPLSMIVPLLALIDLSAAIVNVLRDGKQADFKEIRYLIPLIIIGSLVGATILLTTRPDLLSLLLGIFATCYAIYALFWKKQENQFSQRLVYPFGLIGGVFSALFGSGGFLYAIYLSGRIADKNKFRITQTTLIGFSTLTRVVIFLFAGIYWQWDILQLAVIFLPAMLAGVWLGRNLTLRMSKARFMSVIYTIVLASGAVLIYRYFS, encoded by the coding sequence ATGCTGGACTTGCTCAGTTGGTCTGATCTTTTTATTTGCCTACTTACCTTATTTTTTGCTTATGTCATTTTCGGTATGGCGGGATTTGGCTCTGCGTTAATTGCGGGTCCTGTATTAGCACTTTATTTGCCTCTTTCAATGATAGTGCCTTTATTGGCATTAATTGATTTAAGTGCTGCCATAGTGAATGTCTTAAGAGATGGAAAACAAGCTGATTTTAAAGAGATACGCTATCTTATTCCGCTGATTATTATTGGTAGTCTTGTTGGCGCAACGATTTTATTAACGACACGACCAGATTTACTTTCTCTTCTTTTAGGTATCTTTGCCACTTGCTATGCAATTTACGCCCTGTTTTGGAAAAAACAAGAAAATCAATTTTCCCAACGCTTGGTTTATCCTTTTGGGTTAATTGGTGGTGTGTTTAGTGCGTTGTTTGGCAGTGGGGGCTTTTTATATGCGATCTATTTATCAGGTCGAATTGCAGATAAAAACAAATTTCGCATTACACAAACCACATTGATTGGTTTTAGCACACTAACACGAGTGGTGATTTTCTTATTTGCCGGTATTTATTGGCAATGGGATATTCTTCAGTTAGCTGTTATTTTCTTGCCTGCTATGCTTGCTGGTGTATGGTTAGGGCGAAATTTGACATTACGGATGTCAAAAGCGCGATTTATGAGTGTGATTTATACCATTGTATTGGCATCAGGTGCTGTGCTTATCTATCGTTATTTTTCTTAA
- a CDS encoding MFS transporter — MSYQNYRQSEVFAITTITVSIGVIGIVIGLTIPMVALRLNLAGISESIIGLISAAPAIGMLIISPFARRIVQWIGKRFAMLLATLVSAISLLPLMGSLPLELLFPLRLITGIASGVMICLGETWINELSPDNKRGRILAVYTTVFTISQLLGPSIIALYGVADKTPILMSVFIHIISIVLFLMMDQKTGDKLPKDTQEPNFSIIRFVKVAPAICGGIIFFAFFDGTVLSMFPIYGLSMGHTEAIAAMMISAILAGDAIMQMPFGWLADHMNRTRLYRICGVVTLLASLLLPITMSHTFLIWPLLLLLGATAGAIYTIALVQIGQYFSGNDLMVANASAAMLWGIGNLAGPLLAGAMSEISSSSLPFLLVAMTGLFLVSTMERWNLGIETLNSHSS; from the coding sequence ATGTCATATCAAAATTATCGTCAATCTGAAGTTTTTGCGATAACAACTATCACGGTAAGTATTGGCGTTATCGGGATTGTTATCGGATTAACTATTCCTATGGTTGCACTACGCCTTAATTTAGCGGGTATTAGTGAATCTATCATTGGACTTATTTCTGCCGCACCCGCTATTGGGATGTTAATTATTTCACCTTTTGCTCGACGTATTGTGCAATGGATTGGTAAACGCTTTGCCATGCTATTAGCAACCCTTGTTTCAGCAATCAGCTTATTACCCTTAATGGGAAGCCTACCTCTAGAGTTGCTATTTCCGTTACGATTAATCACGGGTATTGCCAGTGGTGTGATGATTTGTTTAGGTGAAACGTGGATTAATGAACTTTCGCCCGATAATAAACGTGGGCGGATTTTAGCGGTATATACCACGGTATTTACGATCAGCCAGTTATTAGGTCCTTCGATAATTGCGCTTTATGGCGTCGCAGATAAGACACCTATTTTAATGAGTGTTTTTATTCATATTATCTCTATTGTTCTGTTTTTAATGATGGATCAGAAAACAGGAGATAAATTGCCGAAAGATACGCAAGAGCCTAATTTTTCTATTATTCGTTTTGTCAAAGTTGCTCCTGCGATCTGTGGTGGCATTATTTTCTTTGCTTTTTTTGATGGCACCGTACTTTCTATGTTTCCTATTTATGGTCTAAGCATGGGACACACTGAAGCGATTGCTGCAATGATGATAAGTGCTATTTTAGCAGGTGACGCTATTATGCAAATGCCATTTGGCTGGCTTGCTGATCATATGAACAGAACACGGCTATATCGAATTTGTGGGGTAGTGACTTTACTTGCCAGCTTATTATTACCTATCACAATGTCTCATACATTTTTGATTTGGCCTTTATTACTGCTACTGGGTGCAACAGCGGGGGCGATATATACCATTGCGTTGGTACAAATAGGGCAATATTTTTCAGGTAATGATCTTATGGTCGCTAATGCGTCAGCTGCGATGTTATGGGGGATCGGTAATTTAGCAGGGCCTTTGCTGGCTGGTGCGATGTCAGAAATTTCTTCATCTTCACTACCATTCTTATTGGTTGCTATGACGGGGTTATTTTTAGTTTCAACGATGGAACGTTGGAATCTAGGTATTGAAACACTCAATAGTCACTCATCTTAG
- a CDS encoding cation diffusion facilitator family transporter, whose amino-acid sequence MSGNHEHADVKTLPESRLLIAFGLTSSFMLVEFIGGYLTGSLALISDAMHMMTDAFALLLALIAIHAGRKAADVFRTYGYARFEILAATMNALILMAVAFYILYEAYKRLSSPPDIQSVGMLIIALIGLVVNWISMKLLTSTKDESLNVKGAYLEVWADMLGSIGVIIGAIIIWFTGWELVDSIIAVLIGFMVFPRTWVLLKECLNILLEGVPRGIDLIQVTETINNNPDVVGSHDLHLWALTQSKLILSGHIVYQPNANHEELRIHLEQQLREQFHINHITLQMECEDRQHLEENHR is encoded by the coding sequence ATGAGTGGAAATCATGAACATGCGGACGTAAAAACACTACCTGAATCGCGATTATTAATTGCATTCGGCTTAACATCATCATTTATGTTAGTCGAATTTATTGGTGGTTATTTAACGGGTAGCTTGGCATTAATTTCCGATGCCATGCATATGATGACGGATGCTTTCGCGCTTTTACTTGCACTGATCGCTATTCATGCAGGTAGAAAAGCCGCTGATGTTTTTAGAACTTATGGTTATGCACGCTTTGAAATATTAGCGGCAACCATGAATGCACTTATTTTAATGGCAGTCGCTTTCTATATTTTATATGAAGCCTATAAACGCTTATCTTCTCCTCCAGATATTCAATCTGTTGGTATGCTTATCATCGCGTTAATAGGTCTTGTGGTTAATTGGATTTCAATGAAATTACTCACCAGCACAAAGGATGAAAGCCTTAATGTAAAAGGAGCTTACTTAGAAGTTTGGGCTGATATGCTGGGCTCAATTGGCGTAATTATTGGTGCGATCATTATTTGGTTTACAGGTTGGGAGCTTGTTGACTCTATTATTGCCGTGTTAATCGGTTTTATGGTTTTCCCACGAACTTGGGTATTACTTAAAGAATGTCTGAATATTTTACTTGAAGGCGTGCCTCGCGGTATCGATCTTATTCAGGTTACTGAAACAATTAATAATAACCCTGATGTTGTAGGCTCTCATGATTTGCATTTATGGGCACTCACACAAAGTAAACTTATTTTAAGTGGGCACATCGTTTATCAACCTAATGCCAATCATGAAGAACTTAGAATTCACCTTGAGCAACAACTTCGTGAGCAATTCCATATCAACCATATTACGTTACAGATGGAATGTGAGGACAGACAACATCTTGAAGAAAATCACCGCTAA
- a CDS encoding helix-turn-helix domain-containing protein gives MNPQPPKKTNEYLGNKVKQLRQSRNLSLNELSRKSGISKAALSKLESGDSNPRIDTLEAIAIALGFPLGDLFSFTREEYPRLERHKPIVGDYAQEFKFRIGIGNITEIWHIEMKHGAIINSPAHADGTQEHIMVYSGKLMMRFDNDETVLLETGDFYAFHGNAPHSYICVEGHLRASVIMSSPNQQHYHHRP, from the coding sequence ATGAACCCACAACCTCCTAAAAAAACGAATGAATACCTTGGTAATAAAGTCAAACAATTAAGGCAATCTCGAAACTTGTCACTCAATGAGTTATCAAGAAAATCGGGAATATCCAAGGCTGCATTGTCAAAATTAGAATCCGGTGATTCTAATCCCAGAATCGATACCTTAGAGGCTATTGCGATAGCACTTGGCTTTCCTTTGGGAGATTTATTTAGTTTTACGCGTGAAGAGTACCCTCGTTTAGAACGACATAAACCTATCGTTGGTGATTATGCTCAGGAATTTAAATTTCGTATTGGCATCGGCAATATTACTGAAATTTGGCATATCGAAATGAAGCATGGTGCCATTATTAACAGTCCCGCTCACGCAGATGGAACGCAAGAACATATCATGGTTTATTCTGGTAAATTAATGATGCGTTTTGATAACGACGAAACGGTTTTATTAGAAACGGGTGATTTTTACGCTTTTCATGGTAATGCGCCCCACTCTTATATTTGTGTGGAAGGGCATTTACGAGCCTCTGTGATCATGTCTAGCCCAAATCAACAGCATTACCATCATCGCCCTTAA
- the ilvN gene encoding acetolactate synthase small subunit: MSQQSQPIALELIVRNHPGVMTHICGLFARRAFNVDGILCLPMKNSDKSRIWLLVQKDDRLMQMVSQVEKLEDVKEVRFSDDLRVFEQMESYLN; encoded by the coding sequence ATGTCACAACAATCACAACCTATCGCGCTGGAATTGATTGTTCGCAACCATCCCGGTGTTATGACCCATATTTGTGGACTCTTTGCTCGCCGTGCATTTAACGTCGATGGTATTTTATGTTTACCGATGAAAAATAGCGATAAAAGCCGTATCTGGCTATTAGTGCAAAAAGATGATCGCCTAATGCAGATGGTGAGCCAGGTAGAAAAGCTTGAAGACGTAAAAGAAGTGCGATTCAGCGATGATTTACGTGTTTTTGAACAAATGGAAAGTTATTTAAATTAA
- the ilvB gene encoding acetolactate synthase large subunit produces the protein MGDQQENATTSRTFTGAQLIVYLLERQGITTVAGIPGGAALPLYDALSQSQSIRHILTRHEQGAGFIAQGIARANGKPAVCIASSGPGATNLVTAIADAKLDSIPLVCITGQVSSAMIGTDAFQEVDTYGMSIPITKHNYLVRDIAELPEIICDAFRLAMSGRPGPVWVDVPKDIQQATITLEALPPIPQKDPVPAFNTDLVIQAAQMINQAKTPVLYLGGGIISSEACKEAIELAEKNNLPTTMTLMGLGLMPPSHPLYLGMLGMHATRSTNFILEEADLLIVLGARFDDRAIGKAEKFCPNAKIIHVDIDRAEISKIKRPDIAIHADAKSVLSLLLPLINTNKRNEWIERVTTLKQEYPLEMKNAENILSGYGIVLAAANCVDDEAIITTDVGQHQMWVAQAYPLNRPRQWLTSGGLGTMGFGLPAAIGAALAEPSKKILCFSGDGSIMMNIQELATAAEHQLDIKIILINNQALGLVHQQQTLFFEERIYAAAYPYQTDFIRIAQGFGLDTCDLNQEADPASALKAAIEKPGPCLIHVMIDIHEKVFPMVPPGAANIEMIGA, from the coding sequence ATGGGTGATCAACAAGAAAACGCCACAACAAGTAGAACGTTTACTGGTGCGCAATTAATCGTTTATTTATTGGAACGGCAAGGCATCACGACAGTTGCAGGGATCCCTGGTGGTGCAGCGCTTCCGTTATATGATGCTTTAAGCCAAAGCCAATCTATTCGACATATCTTAACTCGCCATGAACAAGGTGCGGGTTTTATTGCACAAGGTATTGCTCGTGCTAATGGTAAACCTGCGGTTTGTATCGCTTCGAGTGGGCCTGGTGCAACAAACTTAGTAACAGCCATTGCTGATGCTAAGCTTGATTCAATTCCTTTAGTTTGTATTACAGGTCAGGTATCTTCAGCGATGATTGGAACGGATGCTTTCCAAGAAGTTGATACCTATGGCATGTCTATTCCAATTACAAAACATAACTATTTAGTTCGTGATATTGCTGAGTTACCTGAAATTATTTGTGATGCATTCCGTTTAGCGATGTCAGGAAGACCGGGGCCTGTTTGGGTTGACGTACCAAAAGATATTCAGCAAGCCACAATTACATTAGAAGCGTTACCGCCTATTCCACAAAAAGATCCCGTTCCCGCATTTAATACGGATTTAGTGATACAAGCGGCGCAAATGATTAATCAGGCTAAAACACCTGTTTTATATTTAGGTGGGGGGATCATTAGCTCTGAAGCCTGTAAGGAAGCAATTGAATTAGCAGAGAAAAATAATCTACCCACAACAATGACTTTAATGGGTTTAGGATTAATGCCACCTTCGCATCCATTGTACTTAGGGATGTTGGGTATGCATGCGACTCGTAGTACCAACTTTATTTTAGAAGAAGCGGATCTCTTGATTGTATTAGGGGCTCGATTTGACGATCGTGCCATCGGCAAAGCGGAGAAATTTTGCCCTAATGCCAAAATTATTCATGTTGATATTGATCGCGCTGAAATTAGTAAGATCAAACGCCCAGATATCGCGATCCACGCTGATGCGAAATCAGTGTTATCACTGTTATTGCCATTGATTAATACAAACAAACGTAATGAATGGATAGAACGTGTTACGACACTGAAACAAGAGTACCCGTTAGAGATGAAAAATGCTGAAAATATCCTAAGTGGTTATGGCATTGTATTAGCGGCGGCAAACTGTGTTGATGATGAAGCGATTATTACAACAGACGTAGGACAACATCAGATGTGGGTCGCACAAGCATACCCGTTAAATCGACCTCGACAGTGGTTAACATCAGGCGGTTTAGGTACGATGGGCTTTGGTTTACCCGCTGCGATTGGTGCTGCATTAGCTGAGCCCAGTAAGAAAATCCTCTGCTTCTCTGGGGATGGTAGCATTATGATGAATATTCAAGAACTTGCTACGGCGGCTGAGCATCAATTAGATATCAAAATTATTTTGATAAATAATCAGGCATTGGGATTGGTTCACCAGCAACAAACGCTGTTTTTTGAAGAGCGTATTTATGCTGCAGCTTACCCTTATCAAACAGATTTTATTCGTATCGCACAAGGTTTTGGTTTAGATACCTGTGACTTAAATCAGGAAGCGGATCCTGCGAGTGCATTAAAAGCAGCAATTGAAAAACCAGGTCCGTGTTTAATTCATGTAATGATTGATATTCATGAAAAAGTATTTCCAATGGTACCGCCAGGGGCGGCAAATATTGAGATGATAGGAGCTTAA